In a single window of the Oecophyllibacter saccharovorans genome:
- the radA gene encoding DNA repair protein RadA, giving the protein MARKPITRFVCTQCQAVFPKWNGRCDVCGEWNTLEEETVSATPNRPQGGAGAAAGRPGRLVTTRLDGNATPPARIETGMAELNRVLGSGLVPGSVVLVGGDPGIGKSTLMLQTTCALARSGHDVLYVSGEEAIDQIRLRARRLELDGDPKTLERLELAASINVADIAASLEEVKSRKVVVIDSIQTMWLEGVSGAPGSVSQVRSCAFELIRLAKTQGFALVLIGHVTKEGALAGPRVLEHMVDAVLYFEGDRGHQFRILRAAKNRFGATDEIGVFAMTDAGLREVPNPSALFLAERRGNIAGSAVFAGLEGTRPVLLEIQVLLSAKSGDGAARRAVLGWDSARLNMILAVLEARCGLKLASMDVHLNVTGGLRINEPAADLAVAAALISAATGQPTDPNTAYFGEIGLSGEIRQVPQTGLRLKEMAKLGFRTALLPRHVGSASARPKAPEGLQLEELGHLADLMKKFASPAKKSAEA; this is encoded by the coding sequence ATGGCCAGGAAACCGATCACCCGCTTCGTCTGCACCCAGTGCCAGGCCGTTTTTCCGAAATGGAACGGGCGCTGTGATGTCTGCGGCGAATGGAACACGCTGGAAGAAGAGACCGTCAGCGCCACGCCCAACCGCCCCCAGGGGGGTGCCGGCGCAGCGGCAGGCAGGCCCGGTCGGCTGGTCACGACACGGCTGGACGGCAACGCCACCCCTCCGGCACGGATCGAAACCGGCATGGCTGAGCTCAACCGCGTGCTGGGCAGCGGCCTGGTGCCGGGCTCGGTGGTGCTGGTCGGCGGTGATCCGGGTATCGGCAAGTCGACACTGATGCTGCAGACCACCTGTGCCCTGGCCCGCAGCGGCCATGACGTGCTGTATGTCTCAGGTGAAGAGGCGATCGACCAGATCCGCCTGCGTGCCCGCAGACTGGAGCTGGACGGGGACCCCAAGACCCTGGAGCGGCTGGAGCTTGCTGCCTCCATCAATGTTGCCGACATCGCCGCCTCTCTGGAGGAGGTCAAAAGCCGCAAGGTCGTGGTGATCGATTCGATCCAGACCATGTGGCTGGAAGGCGTTTCAGGCGCGCCCGGCTCGGTCAGCCAGGTGCGCAGCTGCGCTTTCGAACTCATCCGGCTGGCCAAGACCCAGGGATTCGCCCTGGTCCTGATCGGCCATGTGACCAAGGAGGGAGCGCTGGCAGGCCCGCGCGTGCTGGAGCACATGGTGGACGCCGTGCTGTATTTCGAGGGCGACCGCGGCCACCAGTTCCGCATCCTGCGCGCTGCCAAGAACCGCTTCGGTGCGACCGATGAGATCGGCGTGTTCGCCATGACCGATGCAGGCCTGCGTGAAGTGCCCAATCCCTCAGCCCTCTTCCTGGCTGAAAGACGTGGCAACATTGCGGGGTCGGCTGTTTTCGCCGGTCTGGAAGGCACGCGCCCGGTCCTGCTGGAGATCCAGGTCCTGCTTTCAGCCAAATCAGGCGATGGGGCAGCACGCCGCGCCGTGCTGGGCTGGGACAGCGCGCGGCTGAACATGATTCTGGCCGTGCTGGAAGCGCGCTGCGGGCTGAAGCTCGCTTCGATGGACGTGCACCTGAACGTGACAGGCGGGTTGCGCATCAATGAGCCTGCAGCTGATCTGGCGGTGGCTGCAGCGCTGATCTCAGCTGCCACCGGCCAGCCGACCGATCCCAACACGGCCTATTTCGGCGAAATTGGTCTCTCAGGTGAGATCCGCCAGGTGCCCCAGACCGGGCTGCGCCTCAAGGAGATGGCCAAGCTCGGCTTCAGAACGGCACTGCTTCCCCGCCATGTCGGCAGTGCCAGCGCCCGCCCCAAAGCCCCTGAAGGCCTGCAGCTGGAAGAGCTGGGCCATCTGGCCGATCTGATGAAAAAATTCGCCTCTCCGGCAAAAAAATCCGCAGAAGCCTGA
- a CDS encoding (2Fe-2S)-binding protein, whose product MIVCSCNVLSDKDVTAAIAAGARRPSAVYAHKKCQADCGKCTRQICRLLKESGVEGITGCPPDLDGPETCAAAACAPVTPVASLP is encoded by the coding sequence ATGATTGTCTGTTCCTGCAATGTCCTGTCGGACAAGGATGTTACCGCCGCCATCGCGGCTGGCGCGCGCCGTCCGTCAGCCGTCTATGCGCATAAAAAATGCCAGGCCGATTGCGGAAAATGCACGCGCCAGATCTGCCGGTTGCTGAAGGAAAGCGGGGTCGAGGGCATAACCGGCTGTCCGCCGGACCTTGACGGCCCTGAAACCTGCGCGGCTGCGGCATGTGCGCCCGTGACCCCGGTAGCGTCATTGCCCTGA
- the bfr gene encoding bacterioferritin: MTSQPAGRVKDQKVIDYLNQQLTNELTAINQYFLHARTLQHWGVTLLGKKEYEESIEEMQHADWLTKRILYLGGLPNLQKIGGLLLGQNVQEILECDLKLEVQAMASLREAIAYCESVRDYVSRDLLVKILANEEEHEDFIDAQLDLIKLVGIERYITLNSAPAPESI; this comes from the coding sequence ATGACTTCCCAGCCCGCCGGTCGCGTCAAGGACCAGAAGGTCATCGACTATCTCAATCAGCAGCTGACCAACGAGCTGACAGCCATCAATCAGTATTTCCTCCACGCCCGGACCCTGCAGCACTGGGGCGTGACCCTTCTGGGCAAGAAGGAGTATGAGGAATCCATCGAGGAGATGCAGCATGCCGACTGGCTGACCAAGCGCATTCTCTATCTCGGCGGCCTGCCAAACCTCCAGAAGATCGGGGGCCTTCTGCTCGGCCAGAACGTGCAGGAGATCCTGGAATGCGACCTGAAGCTGGAAGTGCAGGCCATGGCCAGCCTGCGCGAGGCGATCGCCTATTGCGAATCCGTGCGTGATTACGTTTCGCGCGATCTGCTGGTCAAAATCCTCGCCAATGAGGAAGAGCACGAAGACTTCATCGACGCCCAGCTCGATCTCATCAAGCTGGTCGGCATTGAGCGCTACATCACTCTGAACTCTGCCCCAGCGCCTGAAAGCATCTAA
- a CDS encoding IMPACT family protein — protein sequence MSWTLDGPAGRESVVKGSVFRARAAPVSSAEEALAFLAEVRVAEATHNCWAFRIGQNFRTSDDGEPGGTAGRPILSAIEGQDVDGVMVVVTRWFGGVKLGGGGLVRAYGGAAAVCLREAAKTLYVPRSWWRFHCPFSLHGEVSARLGQWQVEVADCTFGASGAEMLLGVPLECTEELSAWLRDLTRGQQQLRAVEKA from the coding sequence ATGAGCTGGACGCTGGATGGCCCGGCCGGCCGTGAAAGCGTGGTGAAAGGCAGCGTGTTCCGCGCGCGTGCAGCGCCGGTCAGCTCAGCGGAGGAGGCGCTGGCTTTTCTGGCTGAAGTCCGTGTGGCGGAGGCCACGCATAATTGCTGGGCTTTCAGGATCGGCCAGAATTTCCGCACCAGTGACGACGGGGAGCCGGGAGGGACGGCAGGGCGCCCCATCCTATCGGCCATTGAGGGCCAGGACGTGGACGGGGTGATGGTGGTCGTGACGCGCTGGTTCGGCGGGGTCAAGCTTGGCGGCGGCGGGTTGGTGCGCGCCTATGGAGGGGCGGCTGCAGTCTGCCTGCGGGAGGCTGCCAAGACGCTTTACGTGCCGCGCAGCTGGTGGCGCTTTCACTGCCCCTTCTCCCTGCATGGGGAAGTCAGTGCCAGACTGGGCCAGTGGCAGGTGGAGGTGGCTGACTGCACGTTCGGCGCCAGCGGAGCTGAGATGCTGCTGGGCGTGCCGCTGGAATGCACTGAGGAATTGTCAGCCTGGCTGCGTGATCTGACACGCGGCCAGCAGCAGCTGCGAGCGGTGGAAAAAGCTTGA
- a CDS encoding nuclear transport factor 2 family protein, giving the protein MMTDTARKTVENWYATGNTDLLADDILWEVLPTFPEGGRYEGRKAVVETFVPKVMTHFSEYEAHPHSFMVDGNVVATTGVYHVRTKKDPSGEDRAGDITFAHFWTVKNGKIAALHQVADTATAQKLLQTGEQAA; this is encoded by the coding sequence ATGATGACTGACACTGCCCGGAAAACTGTGGAGAACTGGTATGCGACCGGCAATACCGACCTGCTGGCCGATGACATTCTCTGGGAGGTTCTGCCTACCTTTCCCGAGGGAGGCCGCTACGAGGGTCGCAAAGCCGTTGTGGAGACCTTCGTTCCCAAGGTCATGACGCATTTTTCAGAATACGAGGCACATCCGCACAGCTTCATGGTTGATGGCAATGTCGTCGCCACAACGGGCGTCTATCACGTGCGGACAAAAAAAGACCCGTCAGGCGAAGACCGCGCGGGCGATATTACTTTTGCACATTTCTGGACCGTGAAAAACGGTAAGATTGCCGCCCTGCACCAGGTCGCCGATACCGCCACAGCGCAGAAACTTCTCCAGACCGGGGAGCAGGCAGCATGA
- a CDS encoding cupin domain-containing protein — translation MIEEEHLMTLNPSVDGRFDLNRIAAAFPETADTMLLDTYLTDKPEASIRVFRIYRDVPPHYHTQCAEVLHVLSGEGTFWMGDPATEAPFAPGHLLVFPKRMVHALPRIIRDPVIFLAIDTPRRAPDDVVFVNPADGTPEGFIASI, via the coding sequence ATGATCGAAGAAGAACACCTGATGACCCTGAATCCCTCGGTGGATGGGCGCTTCGACCTCAACAGGATCGCCGCCGCCTTTCCCGAGACAGCGGACACGATGCTTCTGGACACCTATCTGACCGACAAGCCGGAAGCCAGCATCCGGGTCTTCCGGATCTACCGCGACGTTCCACCACATTACCACACTCAGTGCGCCGAAGTCCTTCACGTCCTGTCAGGCGAGGGAACGTTCTGGATGGGTGATCCGGCCACTGAAGCGCCCTTTGCGCCGGGCCATCTGCTCGTCTTTCCGAAGCGCATGGTGCACGCCCTGCCCCGCATCATACGTGACCCGGTCATCTTCCTGGCCATCGACACGCCCCGGCGCGCGCCCGATGACGTGGTTTTCGTCAATCCGGCTGACGGCACGCCTGAAGGTTTCATTGCCAGCATCTGA
- a CDS encoding ABC transporter ATP-binding protein, producing the protein MTIAVPQETEKAPADIAAPAPGHEPVGGTPPAQAQKGTVPRIRIRGLCKTFGSHVVLDGVDLDVWPGESLVVIGGSGTGKSVLLRSILGLLTPDEGSIEIDGVDILTAPAEEREKCLQQIGMLFQNAALFDSMSVLDNILFGLRAKAPQTRKLPLPRQRQEALELLAQVGLGASVGDLMPAELSGGMQKRVGLARSLAGRPSIQLFDEPTTGLDPIMSSVINRLIVDCVKRLGATAITITHDMESAQVIGTRAAMLYEGRIIWSGPADRLMDSGNPVVEQFTHGWLKGPIKIDYPLPLSS; encoded by the coding sequence ATGACGATTGCAGTCCCCCAGGAAACTGAAAAAGCCCCGGCCGACATTGCCGCGCCCGCGCCTGGCCATGAACCCGTTGGCGGCACGCCCCCGGCGCAGGCGCAGAAGGGCACGGTGCCGCGCATCCGCATCCGCGGTCTGTGCAAGACCTTCGGCAGTCATGTCGTGCTGGACGGGGTCGATCTTGACGTCTGGCCCGGGGAATCCCTAGTGGTCATCGGCGGTTCAGGCACCGGCAAATCCGTGCTGCTGCGCAGCATTCTCGGCCTGCTGACCCCTGATGAAGGCAGCATCGAGATCGACGGGGTGGATATCCTCACCGCCCCTGCCGAGGAACGCGAGAAATGCCTGCAGCAGATCGGCATGCTGTTTCAGAATGCTGCCCTGTTCGACAGCATGAGCGTGCTCGACAACATCCTCTTCGGCCTGCGGGCCAAAGCGCCGCAGACACGCAAGCTGCCCCTGCCCCGCCAACGACAGGAGGCGCTGGAACTCCTGGCGCAGGTCGGGCTGGGGGCAAGCGTCGGGGACCTGATGCCTGCCGAACTTTCGGGCGGCATGCAGAAACGCGTCGGCCTCGCCCGTTCCCTGGCCGGTCGTCCGAGCATCCAGCTTTTTGACGAACCCACCACAGGGCTGGACCCGATCATGAGCTCGGTCATCAACCGGCTGATCGTCGATTGCGTCAAGCGCCTGGGTGCCACGGCCATCACTATCACCCACGACATGGAATCAGCCCAGGTCATCGGCACGCGCGCCGCCATGCTCTATGAAGGCAGGATCATCTGGAGCGGCCCGGCTGACAGGCTGATGGACTCAGGCAATCCTGTCGTGGAACAGTTCACCCATGGCTGGCTCAAGGGACCGATCAAGATCGACTATCCCCTGCCGCTTTCCTCCTGA